From Phycodurus eques isolate BA_2022a chromosome 1, UOR_Pequ_1.1, whole genome shotgun sequence, one genomic window encodes:
- the mecp2 gene encoding methyl-CpG-binding protein 2 — protein sequence MAAVESEEERIEESTEGQEEKERPHTKTKKARKEQRHVEQVAVSQVPLPPSGLEPQTSPSEPVAGPSQVVPGSESAGSPRQRRSVIRDRGPLYNDPSLPVGWTRKLKQRKSGRSAGKFDVYLINSDGKAFRSKVELIAYFQKVGDTTTDPNDFDFTVTGRGSPSRREKKPPKTPKVVKPSGRGRGRPKGSGKMRQATEGVAMKRVVEKSPGKLLVKMPRSKVESTSETTPTTSKVSSPALPSIKSRPGRKRKSEQALPAPLKTTPKKRGRKPASASAAATAATASSLSASTSSMSVAGGYAAAAIMAAEAKRRATKESSSKPGVQETALPIKKRKTRETIEERETVPTPGSSTTEPGKMAPSEGEAGPKEPTETSQVHLASLEGSQYQSQRQFFASQESHSHGHKTHKGRKHKEKSGAAGSQEEEVTEDVEEKAGRGGRSRSSNTSPSKSHKRKERSPHKHHHHHHHHHRHHHRHHQSSLLDHPHSASGHSSESKLKTELYTESQSAVPKPPPLSHSSPQPCPLQALQTPYQGQSKAPSQLTITQSSPIRHPPPQPSPLKTPPSVQHKTRLTVQHAPPLSHLQVSQVQQPQTSNLHEQTQSPVTLQPQTQTRPPFQTQPRPQSQALTRTHHAAEPQIQPCTTAQPHLQHQPRTPAQTQFLYSPPTQTQFRSQPPIQISPPLEHQLHIQSRPQPPQARAPLHFQQILPQPPRPHPQQPPLQQLSLRMASRPNLASAQQSEQPQDLSTTPTTRSVEGRPRTEVQVEAGLVSESKDTIGGSNSTAKPPSSMRADPPGRAGTEDCVGLVSGVEGRARLRVDSEVGGEGRELRDMVPPSAVPCPSREETVESRTAVSERVS from the exons atggctgCCGTGGAGAGCGAGGAGGAGAGAAT AGAGGAGTCGACTGAGGGCCAGGAGGAGAAAGAACGACCCCACACGAAGACAAAGAAGGCTCGCAAGGAACAGCGCCATGTTGAACAGGTGGCCGTCTCTCAAGTGCCCTTGCCCCCGTCAGGTCTGGAGCCACAGACGTCG CCATCAGAGCCTGTGGCAGGGCCATCGCAAGTGGTGCCTGGTAGCGAGTCTGCAGGTTCTCCCAGGCAGCGGCGCTCCGTTATCAGAGATCGCGGACCGCTGTATAACGACCCCTCGCTGCCTGTAGGCTGGACCCGCAAGCTCAAGCAGAGGAAGTCTGGACGCTCCGCAGGGAAGTTTGACGTCTACCTGATCAA CTCGGACGGAAAGGCCTTCCGGTCAAAGGTGGAGCTCATCGCTTACTTCCAGAAGGTCGGTGACACCACGACTGACCCCAACGATTTTGACTTCACCGTGACTGGACGTGGCAGCCCCTCTCGTCGTGAGAAGAAACCTCCCAAGACACCAAAAGTGGTCAAACCGTCTGGTAGAGGCCGTGGAAGGCCCAAAG GCAGTGGAAAGATGCGTCAGGCTACAGAGGGTGTGGCCATGAAGCGCGTGGTTGAGAAATCTCCTGGGAAACTGTTGGTCAAGATGCCACGCAGCAAGGTGGAGTCCACCAGCGAGACCACACCCACCACTTCAAAG GTGTCATCTCCTGCCCTGCCGTCAATCAAGTCCCGTCCAGGCAGGAAGAGGAAATCAGAACAGGCTCTTCCTGCCCCTTTGAAGACCACACCCAAAAAACGTGGCAGGAAACCAGCCTCAGCTTCAGCAGCAGCCACAGCTGCAACGGCATCTTCCTTGTCAGCATCAACCTCCAGTATGTCAGTAGCAGGGGgctacgccgccgccgccatcaTGGCCGCTGAGGCCAAGCGCAGAGCCACCAAGGAGTCTTCCAGCAAACCTGGCGTCCAGGAAACAGCCCTACCAATCAAAAAACGCAAAACAAGAGAGACAATTGAGGAGAGAGAGACTGTTCCGACTCCAGGATCTAGCACCACAGAGCCTGGTAAAATGGCACCCTCCGAGGGGGAGGCTGGTCCAAAGGAGCCAACAGAAACTTCCCAGGTTCACCTTGCCTCTTTGGAGGGGAGCCAGTACCAATCTCAGAGGCAGTTTTTTGCTTCCCAAGAAAGTCACTCACATGGACATAAGACACACAAAGGAAGGAAGCACAAGGAGAAGAGTGGAGCAGCAGGAAGTCAAGAGGAGGAAGTGACTGAAGATGTTGaagaaaaggcaggaagaggaggaaggagtCGAAGCAGTAACACAAGTCCTTCCAAAAGCCATAAAAGGAAGGAGCGATCCCCACACaaacaccatcatcatcatcaccaccatcatCGCCATCATCATCGCCACCATCAAAGCTCTCTTTTGGATCATCCTCACTCAGCATCTGGACACTCCAGTGAGTCCAAACTTAAAACAGAGCTATACACTGAATCCCAGTCCGCTGTCCCCAAACCACCACCCCTGTCACACTCCTCGCCTCAACCCTGTCCCCTGCAGGCCCTCCAGACCCCATATCAAGGTCAGAGCAAAGCCCCGTCTCAACTTACAATTACTCAGTCTTCTCCCATCAGACATCCACCCCCTCAGCCAAGCCCTTTAAAAACACCACCCTCAGTCCAACACAAAACTCGGCTTACAGTTCAGCATGCTCCACCTCTGTCACACCTGCAGGTCTCGCAGGTTCAACAGCCCCAGACAAGCAATCTTCATGAGCAAACCCAGTCCCCAGTAACACTCCAACCTCAAACTCAAACCAGACCCCCCTTTCAGACTCAACCACGTCCTCAATCCCAAGCTCTGACCAGGACCCACCACGCAGCTGAGCCGCAAATACAGCCCTGCACCACGGCCCAACCCCATCTACAACACCAGCCCAGGACCCCTGCCCAAACCCAGTTCTTGTACAGTCCCCCCACACAGACTCAGTTTAGATCACAGCCCCCTATCCAGATAAGCCCTCCTTTGGAACACCAGCTTCACATTCAAAGCAGACCACAACCCCCGCAGGCCCGAGCACCActacattttcaacaaattcTACCACAGCCGCCCAGGCCCCACCCGCAACAACCCCCACTACAACAACTATCTCTCCGCATGGCCAGTAGACCCAACCTGGCCTCAGCTCAACAGAGCGAGCAGCCTCAAGACCTCAGCACCACACCCACCACTCGCAGCGTGGAGGGGAGGCCCAGAACCGAAGTACAAGTTGAAGCAGGACTTGTTTCAGAAAGCAAAGACACAATTGGGGGTTCAAACAGCACCGCGAAGCCTCCCAGCTCAATGCGAGCcgatcctcccggaagagcaGGGACGGAAGATTGTGTCGGTCTCGTGTCTGGGGTGGAAGGCCGAGCTCGGCTACGAGTGGATTCAGAGGTGGGGGGGGAGGGCAGGGAGCTCAGAGACATGGTCCCCCCATCTGCAGTTCCCTGTCCCAGCCGAGAGGAAACGGTCGAGTCTCGGACTGCTGTCAGCGAAAGGGTCAGCTGA